A window of the Planococcus citri chromosome 4, ihPlaCitr1.1, whole genome shotgun sequence genome harbors these coding sequences:
- the Galphai gene encoding guanine nucleotide-binding protein G(i) subunit alpha: protein MGCAISSNEKEAVERSKKIDKDLRADGERQAREVKLLLLGAGESGKSTIVKQMKIIHETGYSREECEEYKPVVYSNTIQSLMTIIKAMDQLGISFNDRNDIEKVKQFYELARYVERGEIKRELFTLMKHLWNNPGVQHCFTRSREYQLNDSAAYYLNALDRISQSDYIPTQQDVLRTRVKTTGIIETTFTFRGLHFKMFDVGGQRSERKKWIHCFEGVTAIIFCVALSGYDLVLAEDEEMNRMIESMKLFDSICNSKWFVETSIILFLNKKDLFEDKIKTSPLTICFPEYAGSNSYEECAAYVQMKFESLNRRKEHKSIYTHFTCATDTNNIQFVFDAVTDVIIKMNLKDCGLF from the exons ATGGGTTGCGCTATAAGTTCAAACGAAAAAGAAGCTGTCGAACGTTCGAAGAAAATAGATAAAGATTTACGCGCCGATGGAGAAAGACAAGCCAGAGAAGTGAAATTACTCCTACTAG GGGCTGGAGAATCGGGCAAAAGTACCATcgtaaaacagatgaaaatcaTTCACGAGACGGGATATTCGCGCGAAGAATGCGAAGAATACAAACCAGTCGTTTACAGTAATACTATACAGAGTTTGATGACTATTATTAAAGCTATGGATCAGTTAGGGATCAGTTTCAACGACAGAAATGATATC GAAAAAGTCAAACAATTCTACGAGCTGGCTCGTTACGTCGAAAGAGGAGAAATCAAACGCGAACTGTTCACTTTAATGAAACATTTATGGAATAATCCAGGAGTACAGCATTGTTTCACCCGATCTCGAGAATATCAATTAAACGATTCAGCTGCCTATTATCTAAATGCTCTGGATCGTATATCTCAATCCGATTACATTCCTACTCAACAAGATGTACTGAGAACTCGAGTTAAAACTACAGGCATCATAGAGACAACTTTCACTTTTAGGGGATTACATTTCAA AATGTTCGACGTTGGTGGTCAAAGAtcggaaagaaaaaaatggattcaTTGTTTCGAAGGTGTAACTGCGATCATATTCTGCGTTGCGTTAtcag GTTACGATTTAGTTCTGGCTGAAGACGAAGAAATGAATCGAATGATCGAATCGATGAAATTATTCGACTCCATTTGTAATAGTAAATGGTTCGTGGAGACATCCATAATACTATTTCTAAACAAGAAAGATCTTTTCGAAGATAAAATCAAAACGAGCCCGTTAACGATCTGTTTCCCAGAATACGCCG GCTCGAATTCGTACGAAGAATGCGCCGCATACgttcaaatgaaatttgaatcgtTGAACCGAAGAAAGGAGCACAAAAGTATTTACACTCATTTCACATGCGCCACAGATACGAACAATATTCAATTCGTATTCGACGCTGTAACCGATGTAATCATCAAAATGAACTTAAAGGACTGCGGGTTATTTTAA
- the LOC135845059 gene encoding mitochondrial GTPase 1, whose translation MPVLKFPLMQEFRQKFVMTNRERLQWFPGHMSGGMKKMQQKLSRIDCIIEVHDARIPITGRNPNFKLEFLGTGKPHILVLNKMDLVNPKFYQPITDYIYASEKIDKVLFTNCKRDKSAEIKNVIPEIKKVISQSMRYNRSENREYGVMIIGVPNVGKSSLINAVRAATLNKGGATPVGARAGITKSVLTRIKISFEPPVYVYDTPGILTPKIPNVDVGMKLALCACFQDHMVGIMVIADYILYWMNRNYNHSYMDFFGIEKPCDDVYLLLAQYAIKKNMFNNRKVANNMERKPDMDLAAKDFVLAFRNGTLGPVLLDADILP comes from the exons ATGCCGGTATTAAAATTTCCTCTGATGCaagaatttcgtcaaaaattcgtcaTGACGAATAGAGAAAGATTACAGTGGTTCCCAGGACACATGTCAGGAG gtatgaaaaaaatgcaacagaAACTGTCTAGAATTGACTGCATTATTGAAGTTCACGATGCTCGG ATCCCCATCACCGGAAGGAATCCTAATTTCAAGCTCGAGTTTTTAGGAACAGGCAAACCTCATATTTTGGTATTGAATAAGATGGATTTGGTCAACCCGAAGTTCTATCAACCGATTACTGATTATATTTATGCTTCTGAGAAAATCGATAAAGTCTTATTCACCAATTGCAAAAGGGATAAATCAGCTGAAATCAAAAAC GTAATAcctgaaataaaaaaagtcatttcgcAATCTATGCGATACAATCGTTCGGAAAATAGAGAATATGGTGTGATGATAATCGGTGTACCGAATGTGGGCAAATCTTCGTTGATAAACGCTGTAAGAGCAGCTACGTTGAATAAAG GAGGAGCAACTCCTGTCGGCGCCAGAGCTGGTATTACCAAAAGTGTTCTAactcgtattaaaattagtttcgaACCTCCGGTATACGTATACGATACACCTGGTATATTGACTCCGAAGATACCGAATGTTGATGTTGGCATGAAACTAGCTTTGTGTG cttGTTTTCAAGATCATATGGTTGGAATTATGGTCATAGCTGATTATATTTTATACTGGATGAATAGGAATTACAATCATAG CTATATGGATTTTTTCGGAATTGAGAAACCGTGCGATGATGTTTATCTACTGCTAGCTCAATacgccattaaaaaaaatatgttcaataATCGAAAAGTTGCCA ATAATATGGAACGTAAACCAGATATGGATTTAGCTGCGAAAGATTTCGTTCTTGCTTTTAGAAATGGCACGTTGGGGCCAGTTTTATTGGATGCCGATATTCTGCCTTGA